From Paenibacillus graminis:
CAGGCGCCGGCAGCGGCGGTAAGGGATCTGATCAGCGACGGCAAGATTGTCTACGCTGCCCTGCAGAACCGCTTCCCGGTCTTGCAGGTCTATAAGCCGGTGACGGAGAATTATTTCCTCTATGCCGCTCCGGAAGAGTATCACTACTCGGATTGGGAAGTCATCAACCGCGGAGCTTTGGATGAAGCGGTCGGCAGCGGCGGACAGCGCCAGTCGGTCCAGCTGCTGGTGGCGATGATGATCATGACCCATAAGCGGGTCAACCGCGAGAATAAAGGCTGGACGGTCTTTTTATATGACAATCCGTTCGGTGAAATGGTCTCCAATAACGTGCTTGATCCGGTATTTGAAATCTCCAAGGCACTGCGGTTCCAGTGGCTGATCGTTACACCGCCGGAGCTGGTGAAAAATGATGTCAGCGTCCGCTTCGGCGTCTACTGGCAGCTTTATTTTGGCGGTGAAAAGGGCGACATGCTGGAATCCACGCTCATTAAAGGCGGACGCAAGCTGATTCCGGCCTCCTTGTTCTGATTCTCAAATCATAATGATTGCAACTGATATAGAAGTTAGGTTTCTATGTCAAGCCTGGGGTACGTATGAAAAAAAACTTTTAAATCGGCACTTATCGCCATGCTGCTCAGTGTACTGCTGCTGCCGTCGCTCAGCTTGGCCAAACCCGCCGTTCCCAAACATACCGCTTCGTTTTATGTGAATGATTTTGCCAATGTCATTGACACGAAAACCGAGAATTAGTTGGAAAAAGGGAACTTATTTCCCCTCCAAATCAACAAATGGGAGATATAAGTGGAAAAAGGAAACTTAAATGGGTGATTTTACTCACTCAGGAGCGAAACGAGCTGAATTAGTGATCCTTTTTCCAACTTAGGCTACGGAGACCGGTGTCTGGGGCAAATTAATGATCCTTTTTCCACTTGGAATTGCCCATGGATTCATGCAGCGCCCTCCAGGCAATGCTAAACTGAAATTCAAAACGGCTGACTTATCCAATCAAGGACGCGCAGCCGTTTTGTTCTTTGTTTTGAAAACCATTTGCTGGGTGTGGACATCTCCAAGCTCATGGGGGGCAGGAGCAGCAGAAGGCGGCGCTGCGCCACAGGCACAGGAGGAAGGTCTGGCTGCGGACAAGAAGCTTAATAACAGACGACACCGAAATGGAGTCGGTGGAAGAAGGGGGGCTGGACCTGCGCTGGTGCAGAAAAGCGAATCTCAAGGATGGAGAAACGAAGCAGCTTCCAGGCAGCAGCAAGCCGGCTACGCTGGGCAGCATCATGGCGGATTTTGATACCGGAAAAGCGGATCAAAGCCTTGGCGGTAAAATCGCCGACGGCGCGAAGCTTCGTGCCAGCAATGCTAAAATGTGGTTTAACAGGCGGGGCAATCACTGCCGTCCTTTCGATGATTATGAATCTCATCACACTGTACCTGCAAGCAGATGCGATTAAAACCCTCGCCCAGACCTTAGTCCAAGCCTCTGATTATATTGGCACCTACCTGAGCCAGGGCAATATCGAGGTGCGGTAGTGAAGAAGACAGCGGGCGCAGGAGTCCAGGGCATCAAGTGCCTGCTGAAATCCGGAGCCAAGCTGGCCTCCAGGAGCGGCAGCATGAACATCCGGCGTGATCAAGAGTCAGCAAAAAAGGCTCATGAAGGGCTGAAGTCCTGCTTGACCGGTTCTTCAGAAGCTTAAATTCAAGAAGTTTAAGCTGAAGCGTAAAGGTTAGCAAATCCGTCTTTTTGGCGAGATTAATCCCTAGGTGCGTTGGCAGACGGTACATTCGAAAAAGTTAATGGGAACCGGAGCATGGTCTTGCTGTAAAAATTGAAGATGAAAAACTAGTAGAAGTTGGGTATCAGGATATAGTTCTCTGAGGGTTCATAAAAACGTAATAATTTAGAATTTGAATTTAAAACTTATTAGATTGTAATTGGAAGTATAAGAATTAATCAGAGACCACTTGGTGGTCTTTTATCATATAAGGGCAAAACCGGCAATAATTCCTGTACAAATCCAGATGATCCGCTTGTTCACACTGTGCTTCGCCATTACTTACCCCTGCATCATTTAATAAAGTCAATACCAACAGTTAAACAAACTGAAACCTTTAATCTCGCAATATCGTCTATGATGGGGTATATGAGCTTATGCCCATTTCCATTATCAGGCAGTAACAGGGAGGAAATCAAGCAGTGAATTCTTCATCATTACCACAACGCTCCACGGTCCGCAAGAAGAAACCCGTACGTAAACGCAAGAAAAAAAGCTTTTTCCGCACACTCTTCAGAGTCTTTTTATTCGGCCTATTTCTGCTCTTGGCCGCCGGAGGCTGGCTGTATTTTGCCCCATCTGCGCAGAACACCCGTTATCTGATAGCAGATACGTTAATAACCACACAACACCGCTATTTGGCGAAATATATCATTGGCGAAGATGAACTGAAAGAACGTGTTACGGAATACAATCAGCGGTTTGAGCATATGGGAGACGAGAAGGATACCCACGTGATAAAAGAACCTGCGGCTGAAGAACAAAATAAACCGCTGGTTGAGGTAGAAAAGGTGTCAGGCAGCGGCTACACCGGATATGTGATGACGGTTAATGATCCCACCAAAGTCCGCCTGGGTGTACCGAACAAGATCGGCTCAGGCGAAAAGGTGACCAGCATGGTTGCCCGCACAGGCGCAATTGCCGGCGTCAATGGCGGAGGGTTCGCCGATCCTAACTGGAAGGGCAACGGCTTCAAGCCGATTGGTCTGGTCATTTCGCAAGGCAAGCTGTTCTATAACGGTCTCGGCGGCAAAAAATCTACACAAATCGTCGGCTTGGACAAGCAGGGTAAAATGATCGCCGGTAACTATACGCTGGACGAGCTAAGCAAGATGGGTGTACAGGAGGCCGTGTCTTTTCAGCCCCGGATCATTGTCAATGGCAAAGGGCTGATCAAAAATGCCGCGGAAGGCTGGGGGATTGCTCCAAGAACCGCGATGGGTCAACGTGCCGATGGTGCGCTGCTGTTCGTGGTCATTGACGGCAGACAGCCCGGGTACAGCATTGGCGCAAACCTCTATGATGTGCAGCAGATTATGCTGAAGCACGGAGCCGTTATCGCTGCTAACCTCGACGGCGGTTCATCAACGGTCCTGGTGAAGGACAATGAGATTGTCAACAAACCATCCTCGCAATATGGCGAGCGCTATTTGCCCACCGCCTTCCTGGTGTTCGAGCATCCGGAACAGGCAAAGATCAGAAACATTTGGGAAGGGCTCGACCCATCGAAGATCGATGCAGGTAAAAAACGCAGCCAGTAGATACCCGCAGACTTTTCATATATATAGGCATGGATCGAACTATGAATCTATGCTACTATAAGCAGAAACTGAGGTGCCGTTCCTTCCGGGGAACGGTATCTGTTTTAAGCGGGAATAGAAGATTCAGCAACAACAGTTCTTGCTAAAGGGGGAACAGGGTTGACATTGCAGCAGCTCCGCTATGCCATAGAGATTGCGAACAGCGGCTCGATGAATGAAGCGGCCAAAAGGCTTTTTGTCTCCCAGCCAAGCCTCTCCAATGCCATTAAGGAGCTGGAGAATGAGCTGGGGATTACGATTTTTGAACGCAACAACCGGGGTATCAGCATTTCTGCCGAAGGGGTGGAATTTCTGGGTTATGCCCGGCAGATTATCGAACAGACTGAATTTATGGAGAACCGGTACACCGGGAAGAAGCGCAGCCCGATCTATTTTTCCGTGTCTACCCAGCATTATCCTTTTGTCGTGGATGCTTTTGTCATGCTCATGAAAGAGAACAGGGTGGCGGAATACAACTTCAGTCTGAGAGAGACACAGACCTATGAGATTATTGAGGATGTCCGAACGCTCCGCAGCGATCTGGGGATTCTCTACATCAATGAGGGCAATTATAAGGTGATGAACAAGCTGTTCAGCGACGGGAACCTGAAATTCACTCCGCTCTTCAACACCAATCCGCATGTGTATGTGCGGGCAGGCCATAGTCTTGCCGGCAAGGAACTGATTACACTGAAGGATATCCTCCCGTACCCGTACATTACCTTTGAACAAGGCGAGAATAACTCCCTGCATTTCTCTGAGGAGATGCTCAGCTTCACTCAAATTGAGAAAAATATCCAGGTCACAGACCGGGCCACGCTGACCCATCTGCTGCTGGGGAGTGACTCCTATACGGTAGGTACGGGAATTATGGATGCTGAGCTGAACGGCGACGGGCTGGTGACGATTCCTTTTGACAGTCCTGAGGTCTTCACTGTCGGTTGGATCGCCCATAAGGACCGCAAGCCCGGCGTGATGATGTCGGCCTATATCGATATTTTGAACGACCTGGTTACCAGAAATAATTTTGACCTTAAAACTTTTCTACTCTAACCGCAGGAGGAACGTATGATCAGTCCAGTTCACGGCTCCAAACGAAATACTCCGCCCTTTCGCTACGACATTGTCGGCAGCTTTCTCCGCACAGAAGCATTAAAAACCGCGCGCAGCCTGCATCTTCAGGGTGAAATTACAGACGGGCAGCTGCATGAAATCGAGAATACGGAGATTTACAAGCTGCTGCAACAGGAGAAGGCACTGGGTCTTAAGGCTGTCACAGACGGCGAGTTCCGGCGGTCCTGGTGGCATCTGGATTTTTTTCTCGGGATTACCGGTACGCAGAAGATCAGTCTGGATCAGGGCAGAAGCGCCAAAGAAGCAGTACAGCGGGCAGAAAGCTTTCGGATTGTCGGCAACATCGCTTTCGGCGATCATCCCATGGTTGGCCAGTTTATTGAGCTGCAACAGATGGCTGGAGATACACTCGCCAAAATGACCATTCCATCTCCGGCATTATTCCACTTCGTTGAGAATTACAACGGAAATGAAATTTACCCTGACCGCGAGACGTTGTTCCGCGATATTATCCAGGTCTACCAGGACGCCATCCGGGCCTTCTACGCGGCAGGCTGCCGTTATCTGCAGCTGGATGATACCACCTGGGGCACCCTGTGCAGCGGCAGACACCGGGCGCATCTGCGCAGCCGCGGCATCGATCCCGATCAGCTGGCACAGGATTATGTTCGATTAATCAACGAGAGTATCGCCGGACGGCCAGCGGATATGACCATTGCTCTGCATGTCTGCCGGGGCAATTTCCGCTCCACCTGGTTCGCCGCCGGGGGATATGAGCCTGTTGCGGAGGTCCTGTTCAGCCAAGCTGAAGTGGATGCCTTCTTCCTCGAATACGACAATGAACGTTCCGGTGATTTCGCTCCGCTGCGCTTCATCCGGGACCAGCAGGTGGTACTGGGCCTGGTGACTACGAAACACGGAGGTCTGGAGAGCAAGGAGCAGATCATCGCCCGAATAGAAGAAGCTGCCCAGATTGTACCGATCGACCAGCTGTGCCTCAGCGCCCAGTGCGGCTTCGCTTCCACTGAGGAAGGCAACATGCTGACAGAGGAGGAGCAGTGGGACAAGCTGCGGCTGATTATTGAGACGGCAAATGAAGTGTGGGTGTGAGGGGGGGCAGCCTCCTTCGGCAAGGGTGCAAATACAGGCAAAGCGACAGTTGTTGAACTGTAAGAATCTAATCTAGAAGTTCATACTCTTTGACACAAAGCCATCCGTAATCCGGGTGGCTTTTACTATCCCACGAGTTGAAAGAAGCTTCATTAGGCGCCTATTGCGTAACAGCCCGCTATTTCTGCTTGCGCTCGGCGGTGGTTGATATTGAATTTCTTTCAAAAGATCTCTCGATGAAAAAATATGATATACTATTGATAATTGAGGTACTGTGTTGTACGATGTACATGCAAGTGTGAAAGGCGGAACAGACTTGTTAGGACAGAATAGCGTTGGCAAAACAACAAATATGAAGATGATTACAAACTTACAGTCTTAAGAGAGAAGAGGAATGTCTTATGAAAATACGTAGTCAAATTACATTTGCGAGTCTGGCCCTTTTAATAATCGGGAGTTCCCTGCTATACTCATCGCCAACCTCATTTGTAAGAGCAAAGCCCACTCAAAATGTATCTAGTTCGTTACAAACAACCACTCAACGAGATCATAATCCCGTCAAGCAAGCAATGCATGATGCATTGCAACTTGGATTCCCGGGGATACTTGCTAAAACTTCTGAGGGTGGAGAAACGTGGGCTTATGCCACTGGGGTAGCGAATCTGAGCACCAAGAAACCCATGGAAACAGATTTTCGCTTTCGCATTGGAAGCGTGACGAAGACCTTCACCGCAACGGTTGTACTTCAATTAGCTGGTGAGAACCGCTTGAATTGTCGGATACATTCCTGCCTGGTAATTCAAACGTTATTCCAGGCACCAAACATGCTCGGGGGTATTCCCAACCAGACGAAGCAAGTGAGATAAAAGACGTTACATATTATAACCCAAGTGCATGTAGCTCGGCTGGTGATATGATTTCTACTGCTGACGACTTAAATAAATTCTTCTCTTCCTTGCTCGGTGGCAAATTACTAAAGGAACAGCCACTAAAACAAATGCTTACTACAGTTCCTGTAGGAAAAGGAGGAATCGATAGATATGGTCTTGGAATCTTTGAAACAAAGCTTCCAAATGGTGTATCGGTATGGGGACACACAGGTGGCATTCTAGGGTTTTCTACATTTGCTGGAGGTACACTTAGAGGCAAACATACGTTGGCCGTCAGTTTGAACAGTTTAGGTAGAGATAACAGCCCTAATCCTTTTAAAAATATTTTACTTGCTGAATTTAGCAAGTAGGCAAAACGGAAAAGCGGAAAAATTTTGGGGGGCTTTCTGGAATTATGACGCCAACTTTTTAAAACCTTGCCCGTATCACCCAAATAACCCGCGCGATACAAGGGGGGCATCAAGTACTATTGATAAGTATAGTACTGTGTTGTACGATATATGTGCAGGAGGTACATTACATGAGTGTGGAAGATTGGAAATCGCAAATTAAGCGGGGGACACTCGACTTTTGTATTCTATTGCTAATAAAGCAACGATCATATTATGGGTATGAAATCATAAGTAAGTTAGAGCAGTATCCTATTGTTGCTGCAAAAGAAAATACAATTTATCCTCTGCTTAGAAGATTATTGAAAGAAGAATATATTTCTTCATCTTGGCAAGAAAGCACAGAGGGCTTGCCACCGAGAAAATATTATACCCTTACAGAAAAAGGAAACGAATACTTAAACGCGATGTCGTTAGAGTGGGATAATTTATTAACAGCTATATCAGAAATCAAAGGAGAGTTAAATAATGGATATAAGTATGAATGAGTATCTTATAAAAATTGAAAAGTATTTGAAATCCATGTCCGATTCCGAGCGTATTGACATTGTAAAAGAAATCAAAAGTGTAATGCTTGAATTGCAAAATAATGGTGTATCTTCTGAGCAAATCATCGAACGGTTAGGAAACCCAAAAGAATTAGCGAAAGCATACTTAGGTGAAGCCATTTCAAAGAACAGTAAATTTAGTTGGCGTAAATTCGGCGCAATATTTGCATTTTGTAGCAGCTTTGCTGGCATCAGCGGTATATTACTTTTACCGTTCATCAGTACTCTGTCCATTGCTTTAATGATTGGTGGAGTTATTACGATGCTAGGCGGGATTGTTAAATTTATCGGGTATCTTATGGGATATGATATTGCCGGAATAACAATGGAAATGGGAGCATTTACACCAAGCCCATTGCAGTTCTTGCCCATTTCTATTGTGATTGGTGTGTTGATGTTTTGGCTCGGGAAAGTCTTATGGAATCTTACTATTAAATATATACACGTAATTAGTCAGAAAAAGAAAACAGTATAATAATATAAGACGGGGCGCGGCGGTCATTCAAAGACCAACCGCACCCCGTTTATACTATATGTCCTTCCAGACGAAGACGGACTGCCTGGTACCTTTCGTAGGAGTCGTTTGTCCGATGTTTGTTTTATTGCTGCATTCAACCGCTCGATTCCTTCGTTTCTCAGTTCACCGCCGCTTTCGGGAAAGTTATTACTATTCTTTACCCGATTTGGCGATTGGAATGACTTTGGCTGTTTCTTATATGCGTTCTAGGAATTTAGGCGCTTGTAATTGTCATTGGAAATACTGACCAATGCGGTATACAACGGCTGGACGTTGAATTTCTTGCCAAATTCAAATTTATAGAATGCGGTCTGCAGATTGTTGGATTTGTGATAGGGTGAGGTTATATAGTGAAGGGTAACTTCGCAATCATCAAAGCCGGTGCCTCCCGTCTCCATAGTGACCTCATAAATGGAGCTGAGGTGGATCGAAGCTACACGGGTCTTCTTCCCGGTAACACCCTGGTGGTCAATCAGAATCAATCTGTCATCCGTAATAATAAAAGCGTCGCGGATCAGCTTGAAGCCCATCCGGATTTCTTCCTGCGGCATCAGATAAGCGCCGTATTGATTCATTAATTCGGGAATGGTAACCTCCGAATAATTACCCATCAAACCGCCAAACAAGTTAGCCATTATTTTCCCTCCTGATTTTAAACCCCTAGTAAATGTACTGTTGTTTGTACTCTTTTGATATTCTCCACCAGTCGACAATATCCTGCATTTTCCTTTTGGCGATTTAGGGAACAGCTATAGAACGCATTGAATACCCTTATAAGATGGAGAAAGGAGCTTTTATATAAAAATACGTGATTAAGGAGGCGGTATAGTCCGCTTTGTTTGTATTTTGGACTAACCTGTACACTTCGTTTCTTTTAATCGGCAGAAGATGTACTGCGCTAACGGAGAACCATAGCTCAGCAAATCAGCGGTAGTCTAGGACTTTAATGCGCTGACGCATACGAAGAATGGCGTAATTCCATATAATCAATGTCGCATATTTCTATTAAAAATACGCTTTTTATGTGCTATTTTAAATGGAGATGTCTGAATATTATATATTGGAGGTATAACGCTGTGACGCTTAGAATCGGTGTATTAAGCTTATGGCATGTGCACGCCTGGGATTATATCAAGCAGGTCCAGGAACATGAGGATACTGTGATCGCTGCCGTGTGGGATGAAGATCCCGTGCGGGGGCAGGCCGCCGCCGACCAGTTGAACGTTCCTTTTTTTGCTTCACTGGCCGATCTGCTTGCGGAGGAGGATATAGACGGCGTTATTGTGGATGCGCCGACCTCCCAGCATACGGAGGTACTGACCGCTGCGGCGCAAGCCGGAAAACACATTTTTACCGAAAAAGTGATTGCCGCCACGCTGAAAGAAGCCAACGCCGTTCTCTCTGAGGTTTCCAAGCAGCAGTTAACCTTGACCGTGTCCTTGCCTCGTCTGAATGACGGATATACCTTGGCGATTCAAGAGGTTCTTCATCAGGGCTTGCTCGGCACCATTACTTACGTCAGAGTGCGCTTGTCGCATGATGGAGCGGTTGCCGGTTGGCTGCCGGCCCATTTTTATAATCTGGAGGAGTGCCGGGGGGGAGCTTTGATTGATCTCGGATGCCATCCAATGTACCTTACCCGGCTCTTCCTGGGTGAACCCGTGACTGGGGTAAGCGCAAGCTTTGGTTATGTCACCGGCAAGGAAGTGGAAGATAATGCAGTGGCGGCCCTTTCCACGGATTCCGGAGCGATCGGTGTCGTCGAAGCAGGGTTCGTCAACAGCCATTCACCCTTTGCCATTGAAGTGCACGGTACCGAAGGGACACTGCTGTTCGGGACACCTGAGCAAAAGCTGTTAATTCGCACGAAGGCGGCAGGAGACGCCTATCAGGACTGGACCGAATGGCCTCTGCCGGCTCCCAATAAGAGCGCTTTCCAGCAATGGGTGGCTCATATCCAAGCGAATACTTTTGCCGAGGAAAATGTTCAGATCGCCTTAGAATTGACAAGGCTGATGGAAGCGGCGAACCTTGCGGCCAGGGAAGGCCGTACGATCCTTTTGAAAGCGCTGACCGATTAGGATGATCCGGGAAGGTGCCGTATGGAGCCGGTCTTCATTTGAGAAAATGTTCGAGAAGCAGGATATGCTGGAACGTCTCGATATTTGCATTGAATGGGGGCATTACGAGATCAGGGTGCTCCGCTTCCACTTGACCTCTTTTCCGGCAGGCAAAGTTGTAGATTTCCACAAACATGCGGAGTTCGAATTCCATTTCATCCCGCGCGGGCGGGGTAAGGTTATTCTCAGCGGACACCAATACCCTCTTTCGGAAGGCATGCTCTATCTGACGGGACCTGGGGTCATCCACTATCAGGAAGCGGATGCAGGGGAGGCTATGGACGAACTGTGCCTGCATGTGGATATTACTGCCAAAGAAAGGGAAGGCGTTGACCCTTGGGAAGCCGCCGAAGCCGAGGAGACCATGGTCAAGCTGCGGACTCTGCCTGCGGTTCCGGCGCATGATTATCATCGGGCGATGCACTGCTTTTTGGAAGCCTACGATGCATGTGACGAGAAACTGCTCGGATATTACACTTCTATTAAACAACTGGTGATCAGTATCTTGTTAAAAACCATCAGGGCGTATGACAGCGGGGACCATCGGGCAGAAGCACCAGTGCGGAATATGGCAGCGTACAGATATGAATATGCGGTCCAGTATATGGAAGCCAATCATAAAACCCCTGTCACCTTGGACAATGTGGCGGAAAAGCTCCATATCAGCAGCAGACAGCTGCAGCGGATCTTCAAACAGGTTCAGCCGGAACGGCCATTTAGCCGGATTCTTGAGGAAATCCGCCTGCAGGCAGTATGCCGTGCCCTGGAAGAGAACTTCTCCTCCATTGAGCAGATCGCCCAAGATTCGGGATTTACCAATGCAAATTATCTGCATGCTGTGTTCCGCAAACGTATGGGCATGACGCCCGCAGCGTTTCGTGCGATGAGGCAGCAATCCAATTCAAAGTGAGGGTGACTTTACATGAGTGCAACGTATCGGATAGGCATTATTGGGTGTGGGGGTATCGCAAATGGCAAACATCTTCCCAGTCTAAGCAAGCTTCAAAATGTAGAGCTGGCTGCTTTTTGTGACATTGTTGAAGAACGGGCGGAAGAGGCCTGCCAGAAGTATGGAAGCGCAGAGGCGAAAGTGTATGCCTCATACACAGAGTTATTAAAAGATGATTCGCTTGATATTGTCCATGTGCTAACTCCCAACATCTCCCATGCGGAAATTTCAATCGCTGCCTTGGAGGCCGGTAAACATGTGATGTGTGAAAAGCCAATGGCCAAAACAGCCGCTGAAGCCAAAGCGATGCTCGAAGCCGCCAAACGGACCGGCAAAAAACTGACGATTGGCTATAATAACCGTTTCAGGGAGGACAGCTTATATTTAAAGCAGCTATGCGAAGCCGGGGAGCTTGGCTCCATTTATTTTGCCAAAGCCCATGCTATCCGCCGCAGAGCTGTACCGACCTGGGGCGTGTTTCTGGATGAAGAGAAACAGGGCGGCGGACCGTTGATTGATATCGGCACCCATGCGCTCGATTTGACCCTGTGGATGATGGACAACTATCAGCCTAAGGTGGTTCTGGGCACTACCCACCACGAGCTTTCGAAGCGAGAGAATGCAGCCAATGCATGGGGGCCGTGGGACCCGAAGCAATTTTCGGTAGAGGATTCGGCCTTCGGGATGATTGTCATGGAGAATGGTGCCACCATTATGCTGGAGTCCAGCTGGGCACTGAATTCGCTGGATGTCGATGAGGCCAAATGCAGTCTCAGCGGAACAGAAGCGGGAGCCGACATGAAGCAAGGACTGCGCATTAATGGTGAAAAGCTGGGCCGCTTGTATACGAACGAAATTGAGCTTAGTGCGGGCGGAGTAGCCTTTTACGAAGGCAGACAGGAAAGCGCGCCGGATACCGAAATGCGCCAATGGATCGAGGCAATTGACCAAGATAAAGAACCTGTGGTGACGCCTGAACAGGCTTACGTGGTATCCCGGATATTAGAAGCGCTCTATGAATCCTCCCGTACGGGTAAAGCTATTTATATGAATGAATAGGGCAGCAGGCTGCGCTTCATCAAAGAAATCGCCAGGGAAGTCTGGCAATAA
This genomic window contains:
- a CDS encoding phosphodiester glycosidase family protein — protein: MNSSSLPQRSTVRKKKPVRKRKKKSFFRTLFRVFLFGLFLLLAAGGWLYFAPSAQNTRYLIADTLITTQHRYLAKYIIGEDELKERVTEYNQRFEHMGDEKDTHVIKEPAAEEQNKPLVEVEKVSGSGYTGYVMTVNDPTKVRLGVPNKIGSGEKVTSMVARTGAIAGVNGGGFADPNWKGNGFKPIGLVISQGKLFYNGLGGKKSTQIVGLDKQGKMIAGNYTLDELSKMGVQEAVSFQPRIIVNGKGLIKNAAEGWGIAPRTAMGQRADGALLFVVIDGRQPGYSIGANLYDVQQIMLKHGAVIAANLDGGSSTVLVKDNEIVNKPSSQYGERYLPTAFLVFEHPEQAKIRNIWEGLDPSKIDAGKKRSQ
- a CDS encoding LysR family transcriptional regulator → MTLQQLRYAIEIANSGSMNEAAKRLFVSQPSLSNAIKELENELGITIFERNNRGISISAEGVEFLGYARQIIEQTEFMENRYTGKKRSPIYFSVSTQHYPFVVDAFVMLMKENRVAEYNFSLRETQTYEIIEDVRTLRSDLGILYINEGNYKVMNKLFSDGNLKFTPLFNTNPHVYVRAGHSLAGKELITLKDILPYPYITFEQGENNSLHFSEEMLSFTQIEKNIQVTDRATLTHLLLGSDSYTVGTGIMDAELNGDGLVTIPFDSPEVFTVGWIAHKDRKPGVMMSAYIDILNDLVTRNNFDLKTFLL
- a CDS encoding 5-methyltetrahydropteroyltriglutamate--homocysteine S-methyltransferase — translated: MISPVHGSKRNTPPFRYDIVGSFLRTEALKTARSLHLQGEITDGQLHEIENTEIYKLLQQEKALGLKAVTDGEFRRSWWHLDFFLGITGTQKISLDQGRSAKEAVQRAESFRIVGNIAFGDHPMVGQFIELQQMAGDTLAKMTIPSPALFHFVENYNGNEIYPDRETLFRDIIQVYQDAIRAFYAAGCRYLQLDDTTWGTLCSGRHRAHLRSRGIDPDQLAQDYVRLINESIAGRPADMTIALHVCRGNFRSTWFAAGGYEPVAEVLFSQAEVDAFFLEYDNERSGDFAPLRFIRDQQVVLGLVTTKHGGLESKEQIIARIEEAAQIVPIDQLCLSAQCGFASTEEGNMLTEEEQWDKLRLIIETANEVWV
- a CDS encoding PadR family transcriptional regulator; this encodes MSVEDWKSQIKRGTLDFCILLLIKQRSYYGYEIISKLEQYPIVAAKENTIYPLLRRLLKEEYISSSWQESTEGLPPRKYYTLTEKGNEYLNAMSLEWDNLLTAISEIKGELNNGYKYE
- a CDS encoding DUF1700 domain-containing protein yields the protein MDISMNEYLIKIEKYLKSMSDSERIDIVKEIKSVMLELQNNGVSSEQIIERLGNPKELAKAYLGEAISKNSKFSWRKFGAIFAFCSSFAGISGILLLPFISTLSIALMIGGVITMLGGIVKFIGYLMGYDIAGITMEMGAFTPSPLQFLPISIVIGVLMFWLGKVLWNLTIKYIHVISQKKKTV
- a CDS encoding PH domain-containing protein yields the protein MANLFGGLMGNYSEVTIPELMNQYGAYLMPQEEIRMGFKLIRDAFIITDDRLILIDHQGVTGKKTRVASIHLSSIYEVTMETGGTGFDDCEVTLHYITSPYHKSNNLQTAFYKFEFGKKFNVQPLYTALVSISNDNYKRLNS
- a CDS encoding Gfo/Idh/MocA family protein, giving the protein MCYFKWRCLNIIYWRYNAVTLRIGVLSLWHVHAWDYIKQVQEHEDTVIAAVWDEDPVRGQAAADQLNVPFFASLADLLAEEDIDGVIVDAPTSQHTEVLTAAAQAGKHIFTEKVIAATLKEANAVLSEVSKQQLTLTVSLPRLNDGYTLAIQEVLHQGLLGTITYVRVRLSHDGAVAGWLPAHFYNLEECRGGALIDLGCHPMYLTRLFLGEPVTGVSASFGYVTGKEVEDNAVAALSTDSGAIGVVEAGFVNSHSPFAIEVHGTEGTLLFGTPEQKLLIRTKAAGDAYQDWTEWPLPAPNKSAFQQWVAHIQANTFAEENVQIALELTRLMEAANLAAREGRTILLKALTD
- a CDS encoding AraC family transcriptional regulator, translated to MIREGAVWSRSSFEKMFEKQDMLERLDICIEWGHYEIRVLRFHLTSFPAGKVVDFHKHAEFEFHFIPRGRGKVILSGHQYPLSEGMLYLTGPGVIHYQEADAGEAMDELCLHVDITAKEREGVDPWEAAEAEETMVKLRTLPAVPAHDYHRAMHCFLEAYDACDEKLLGYYTSIKQLVISILLKTIRAYDSGDHRAEAPVRNMAAYRYEYAVQYMEANHKTPVTLDNVAEKLHISSRQLQRIFKQVQPERPFSRILEEIRLQAVCRALEENFSSIEQIAQDSGFTNANYLHAVFRKRMGMTPAAFRAMRQQSNSK
- a CDS encoding Gfo/Idh/MocA family protein, giving the protein MSATYRIGIIGCGGIANGKHLPSLSKLQNVELAAFCDIVEERAEEACQKYGSAEAKVYASYTELLKDDSLDIVHVLTPNISHAEISIAALEAGKHVMCEKPMAKTAAEAKAMLEAAKRTGKKLTIGYNNRFREDSLYLKQLCEAGELGSIYFAKAHAIRRRAVPTWGVFLDEEKQGGGPLIDIGTHALDLTLWMMDNYQPKVVLGTTHHELSKRENAANAWGPWDPKQFSVEDSAFGMIVMENGATIMLESSWALNSLDVDEAKCSLSGTEAGADMKQGLRINGEKLGRLYTNEIELSAGGVAFYEGRQESAPDTEMRQWIEAIDQDKEPVVTPEQAYVVSRILEALYESSRTGKAIYMNE